One window of Thermocoleostomius sinensis A174 genomic DNA carries:
- a CDS encoding BMP family ABC transporter substrate-binding protein: MSTIRFPHFSRRQVIRGLLATAAFGITTKLSGCTSQGEAAGGEDLTVGFIYVGPKDDYGYNQAHAEGAAGMVQKHASVKLVEEANVPETTAVAESMRSMIDIDGATVLFPTSFGYFDPHILKLAEEYPEVQFFHAGGLYQEGVTPNNVGSYFGYIDEAQYIAGIVAALTSQTGKLGFIAAKPIPQVLRNVNSFTLGARSVKPEITTQVVFTGNWAEPIKEAEATNSMVDQGIDVVTCHVDSPKVVMETAEKRSIFCSGYHANQAALAPKGYLTGAEWDWTNVYSKIIEDVQAGKTLMDGSIPHILRGGLKEGFCKLSEYGPAVSEETKQAAETAKAQFLDGSMTIYKGEIKDNQGKVIIAGNEELKQQDPKLEEMNYLVEGVLGSVGS; the protein is encoded by the coding sequence GTGAGCACTATTCGGTTCCCTCACTTCTCCCGTCGTCAGGTGATTCGTGGTCTGTTAGCGACGGCCGCCTTTGGAATCACGACCAAACTGAGCGGATGTACATCGCAAGGTGAAGCTGCTGGCGGCGAAGATCTCACCGTCGGTTTTATCTATGTGGGTCCCAAAGATGACTACGGTTACAACCAAGCTCATGCAGAAGGTGCAGCTGGTATGGTTCAAAAACATGCTTCTGTGAAGCTGGTGGAAGAAGCTAATGTTCCTGAAACCACCGCCGTAGCAGAATCCATGCGCAGCATGATTGACATTGACGGTGCAACCGTTCTGTTTCCTACTTCATTCGGTTACTTTGACCCGCACATTCTCAAACTGGCTGAAGAATATCCAGAAGTGCAATTCTTTCATGCGGGTGGACTTTATCAAGAAGGTGTAACACCTAATAACGTCGGCAGCTACTTTGGCTACATTGATGAAGCTCAATACATTGCCGGAATTGTTGCAGCGCTCACGTCTCAAACGGGCAAGCTAGGGTTTATTGCAGCCAAACCAATTCCCCAAGTATTGCGCAACGTCAACAGCTTCACCCTAGGTGCTCGCAGCGTCAAACCTGAAATTACGACTCAAGTAGTATTCACAGGTAACTGGGCGGAACCCATTAAAGAAGCCGAAGCAACGAATAGCATGGTCGATCAGGGGATTGATGTTGTTACGTGTCATGTAGACAGCCCTAAAGTTGTCATGGAAACGGCTGAAAAGCGGAGTATTTTCTGCTCGGGCTATCATGCCAATCAAGCGGCGTTAGCTCCTAAGGGCTATCTCACAGGGGCAGAGTGGGATTGGACAAACGTCTACTCCAAAATAATTGAAGACGTACAAGCGGGCAAAACTCTCATGGATGGCAGCATTCCCCACATTTTACGCGGTGGATTAAAAGAAGGGTTTTGTAAATTGTCTGAGTATGGCCCGGCTGTCAGTGAGGAGACCAAGCAAGCAGCCGAAACGGCAAAAGCACAGTTCTTGGACGGTAGCATGACAATTTACAAAGGAGAGATTAAAGACAATCAGGGCAAAGTGATTATTGCTGGGAACGAAGAATTGAAACAGCAAGATCCAAAGTTAGAAGAAATGAATTACTTAGTTGAAGGCGTGTTGGGTTCGGTTGGAAGCTAG
- a CDS encoding WD40 domain-containing protein, producing MNANEALALLEAILSNNRLSQLQKTVFFHTWEDQSYGEIARRSGYELGYIKQTGSQLWQLLSQALNEKVTKHNVQQVVQRKMTATHPSASRSVSGYAQTAQTPETIAYRTASGKQTLGDRFVGDQPSDAFVQQQTTHLPPIMPKCDWGDAVDVSTFYGRADELATLERWILNDRCRLVGIFGMGGIGKTSLSVKLARRLAGDREWEAGSGEWGTIDRFEFVIWRSLRNAPPLMDLLADLIQCIANQQHSLLPETLDGRLRCLLNYLRQHRCLIVLDNGETVMGQPQPSDRSTDRYLSGYEGYAQLWQWIGDLEHQSTLVLTSREKPKEIAAREGKFLPLRSLRLTGLPIEAGQALLGIKGDFTGSKQDWQMLVNHYAGNPLALKMVAPVIQDVFDGQISSFLECLQEGTLVFSDIQDLLGQQINRLSPLEQQVLYWLAINRQPITLSQLRSNFTPPMPLGQLLDALTALERHYLIDRATSTLPDKTQTRFTLQPVVMEYMTEQLIERVCAEIWRWGEERRGNGKQETGSYSASSGFWTSLSPLFYSHTLLQAQAKDYIRETQTRLIVKPIADRLLHCCSLAELVQHFQHILTKVRQHPPQQRGYAAGNIINLLCQFGVDLTGWDFSDLTVWNAYLRGVALHRVNFTGADLARSVFTETFSQILTVAFSPDGKWLATGDVNHEIRLWQVSDGKQLLSCRVDEGWVWSVAFSPDGRFLASTANRTVKLWDVQTGVCVQTFGGYTDRVFSVAFSPDGRLLATGSEDHLVRVWEVRSGTLLHVLDGHTNEVRSVAFAPIEVRLPNQPTKSLVLASGSFDGTVRLWDTRTGQCVQCWHGHQGWVWSVAFSPDGEWLASSGSDRLVHLWQVDTGTQVRSFVGHTQQVRALAFSGDGRTLASGSDDRSVRLWDYRSGDCFATLVGHRSWIAAIAFSPDNPLLASGSEDQSVRLWHSRTRLCLKTLQGYSNGVWSVAFSPTGQMLASGSQDRVIRLWDWQQQRRLGNLTGHSSWVWSVAFSPDGTVLASGSEDRTVKLWDVRSQTLLQTLEGHQDAVLSVVFDCTGDLLSGSLDGTIKRWNRQTGCQQTLVGHGGGVWCLALSADGSLLASGSQDQTIKLWEVDHHRCRQTLVGHESWVRSVAIAPDRQTILSGSADGMIKVWSLHGACIHTLVAHRGPVLSIGFHPNGHTFASCGTDGVIKLWDAATYQCLQTLEAHDRWVRFLCYSPDGQTLASCSQDETIKLWNHATNIPSCPSNPQPLITLRIPRPYEGMAIGRVQNLTAAQLATLCALGASAAIEPS from the coding sequence ATGAATGCCAATGAAGCCTTAGCGCTGCTTGAGGCAATCCTATCCAACAATCGGTTGAGCCAACTGCAAAAGACGGTTTTTTTTCACACCTGGGAAGATCAATCGTATGGAGAAATTGCGCGACGGTCTGGCTATGAGTTGGGCTATATCAAGCAAACGGGATCACAGCTTTGGCAATTGCTATCGCAAGCGTTGAACGAAAAAGTCACCAAGCATAACGTTCAGCAAGTGGTGCAGCGCAAAATGACGGCAACGCATCCGTCCGCGTCCCGTTCTGTGTCTGGGTATGCTCAAACTGCACAAACCCCTGAAACTATCGCTTATAGGACTGCTTCAGGCAAGCAAACACTCGGCGATCGATTCGTTGGCGATCAGCCTTCAGATGCCTTTGTCCAACAGCAAACAACTCATCTGCCTCCGATCATGCCCAAGTGTGATTGGGGTGATGCTGTGGATGTCTCCACCTTTTATGGACGCGCCGACGAACTAGCCACTTTGGAACGATGGATCTTGAACGATCGCTGTCGCTTGGTAGGCATCTTCGGCATGGGCGGCATTGGCAAAACGTCGCTGTCGGTGAAGTTGGCCAGACGGTTGGCTGGCGATCGGGAGTGGGAAGCGGGGAGTGGGGAGTGGGGGACAATCGACCGGTTTGAATTTGTGATCTGGCGATCGTTGCGCAATGCTCCCCCGTTGATGGATCTGCTGGCTGATCTGATTCAATGTATTGCCAATCAACAGCATTCATTACTGCCAGAAACGTTAGATGGACGGCTGCGCTGCTTGTTGAACTATTTGAGGCAACACCGGTGTTTGATCGTTTTGGACAATGGCGAGACGGTCATGGGGCAACCTCAACCTAGCGATCGCTCCACCGATCGCTATCTCTCTGGCTATGAGGGTTATGCTCAACTGTGGCAGTGGATTGGTGATCTGGAGCATCAAAGTACGCTAGTGTTGACCAGTCGCGAGAAGCCGAAGGAGATAGCTGCCAGAGAAGGCAAATTCCTGCCCCTTCGATCGCTGCGATTAACCGGATTGCCAATTGAAGCAGGACAGGCGTTACTGGGCATCAAAGGCGATTTTACGGGTTCAAAGCAAGACTGGCAGATGCTGGTGAATCACTATGCTGGCAATCCCTTAGCGCTGAAAATGGTAGCTCCGGTCATTCAGGATGTGTTTGATGGGCAAATCTCTAGCTTCCTGGAGTGTTTGCAAGAAGGCACGCTGGTGTTTAGCGACATTCAAGATCTGTTAGGACAACAAATTAACCGCCTGTCGCCCCTCGAACAACAGGTTCTGTACTGGCTTGCCATCAATCGTCAACCTATTACTTTGTCGCAGTTGCGATCAAACTTTACTCCGCCGATGCCCTTGGGACAATTACTAGATGCCTTGACTGCCCTAGAACGCCATTACTTGATCGATCGCGCGACCTCAACCTTGCCAGACAAAACTCAGACACGCTTTACTTTGCAGCCCGTCGTGATGGAATACATGACTGAACAGTTGATCGAGCGGGTGTGTGCAGAAATTTGGCGATGGGGAGAAGAGAGAAGAGGGAACGGGAAACAGGAAACGGGGAGCTATTCTGCGTCCTCTGGTTTCTGGACTTCTCTATCTCCTCTCTTCTACTCTCATACGCTGCTGCAAGCTCAAGCCAAAGATTATATTCGCGAAACGCAAACTCGATTAATTGTGAAACCGATCGCCGATCGGCTGTTGCATTGCTGTTCGCTCGCCGAGCTAGTTCAGCATTTTCAGCACATTCTGACTAAGGTACGCCAACACCCCCCCCAGCAAAGGGGTTATGCGGCGGGCAATATCATTAACCTACTCTGTCAATTCGGTGTAGATTTAACAGGCTGGGATTTTTCAGACCTAACCGTTTGGAATGCCTATTTGCGGGGTGTGGCGCTGCACCGAGTCAACTTTACTGGAGCCGATTTGGCTAGGTCTGTGTTTACAGAAACCTTTAGCCAAATTTTGACGGTGGCCTTTAGTCCGGATGGTAAGTGGCTGGCTACTGGGGATGTAAATCATGAAATTCGCTTGTGGCAAGTATCTGACGGAAAGCAACTATTGAGTTGCAGGGTGGATGAGGGCTGGGTGTGGTCGGTGGCGTTTAGCCCAGATGGACGCTTTTTGGCTAGCACCGCCAACCGCACGGTGAAACTGTGGGATGTGCAAACAGGAGTCTGTGTACAAACCTTTGGGGGCTACACGGATCGCGTTTTTTCAGTCGCATTTAGTCCCGATGGACGGCTGCTGGCAACGGGCAGTGAAGATCATCTGGTGCGTGTGTGGGAGGTGCGATCGGGGACATTGCTTCATGTTTTAGACGGACACACCAACGAAGTACGATCGGTGGCCTTCGCGCCGATTGAGGTACGGTTGCCCAATCAACCTACTAAATCACTGGTCTTGGCTAGCGGCAGTTTCGATGGAACCGTGCGGCTTTGGGATACGCGGACGGGCCAGTGTGTTCAGTGTTGGCATGGCCATCAAGGGTGGGTGTGGTCGGTGGCGTTCAGCCCGGATGGAGAATGGTTGGCCAGCAGTGGCAGCGATCGACTGGTGCACCTTTGGCAGGTTGATACGGGCACTCAAGTTCGATCGTTCGTTGGACATACCCAACAGGTTCGGGCCTTGGCTTTTAGTGGAGACGGCAGAACTTTGGCTAGTGGCAGTGACGATCGCAGTGTTCGGTTGTGGGATTATCGCAGTGGCGACTGTTTCGCTACGTTAGTGGGACATCGTAGTTGGATCGCGGCGATCGCCTTTAGCCCAGATAATCCCCTGTTGGCCAGTGGCAGTGAAGATCAGTCGGTGCGGCTTTGGCACAGTCGCACTCGCCTCTGCTTGAAAACCTTGCAAGGATACAGCAACGGGGTATGGTCGGTGGCGTTTAGTCCAACCGGGCAGATGCTGGCCAGCGGCAGTCAAGATCGAGTGATTCGGTTATGGGACTGGCAACAGCAACGGCGATTAGGCAATCTCACAGGTCACAGCAGTTGGGTGTGGTCGGTCGCCTTTAGCCCAGATGGAACCGTCTTGGCCAGTGGCAGTGAAGATCGAACCGTGAAACTGTGGGATGTGCGCTCCCAAACGTTGCTGCAAACCTTGGAAGGACATCAGGATGCGGTTTTAAGTGTGGTGTTTGATTGTACGGGTGATTTGCTTAGCGGTAGTCTAGATGGCACCATTAAACGCTGGAATCGACAAACGGGATGTCAGCAAACGTTAGTGGGGCACGGCGGTGGTGTTTGGTGTTTGGCGCTGAGTGCGGATGGGTCGCTGCTGGCTAGCGGCAGTCAAGATCAAACAATTAAGCTGTGGGAAGTCGATCACCACCGTTGCCGACAAACACTGGTGGGGCATGAAAGCTGGGTGCGCAGTGTTGCCATTGCCCCCGATCGCCAAACCATCCTCAGCGGCAGTGCCGATGGCATGATTAAAGTTTGGTCGCTGCACGGCGCTTGCATCCACACGTTAGTGGCCCATCGAGGCCCCGTTTTATCGATCGGGTTTCATCCGAATGGACATACCTTTGCCAGTTGCGGCACCGATGGCGTGATTAAACTCTGGGATGCCGCTACTTATCAATGTTTGCAAACCCTAGAAGCACACGATCGGTGGGTACGATTTCTTTGCTATAGCCCCGATGGACAAACCCTAGCCAGTTGTAGTCAAGACGAAACCATTAAGCTCTGGAATCACGCTACCAATATCCCATCCTGCCCTTCTAACCCTCAACCCCTAATTACCCTACGCATTCCCCGTCCCTACGAAGGCATGGCAATCGGGCGAGTCCAGAATCTAACTGCTGCCCAACTTGCGACCCTTTGTGCCTTGGGAGCCAGTGCGGCGATCGAGCCAAGCTAA
- a CDS encoding DUF433 domain-containing protein, with product MSKLLERITVNPRQCGGRPCIRGMRIRVSDVLDLFAAGLSAEEILEDLPDLEMDDIRASLTYAARKLNHPILVA from the coding sequence ATGTCAAAGCTACTTGAACGAATTACAGTAAATCCCAGGCAATGTGGTGGTCGTCCTTGTATTCGTGGGATGAGAATTCGAGTGTCTGATGTTTTAGATTTGTTCGCAGCAGGTCTAAGTGCTGAAGAGATTTTAGAAGACTTGCCAGATTTAGAAATGGATGATATACGAGCTTCCTTAACATACGCAGCACGTAAATTGAACCATCCTATATTGGTGGCATGA
- a CDS encoding XdhC family protein, whose translation MSRTFYRQLHQLLQQQAVVVATVVRTRGSTPREVGAKMLIPETGNPIDTIGGGAGEAKVCQQARSVLQTGKNQFVEIDLSGASQRPVEGVCGGWMQVWLERWSGEAAIDLAQQIVQQLQVGQPGILVTPLTAERSSYLVSSLPEVTTPVIRSAPSSPCKPLDTSAKGADASHLALLAPLPLPPVLLIGGAGHVAVPLAQIAHLLGFQVIVQDDRPDFACADRFPGGTVLWAQPIESIVELPPPARLYIALVTRGYQYDLAALQHLRQLLDPSFPRYIGMIGSKRRVQCVWQALQRSTGSSSWFNQLRAPIGLDIGALTPEEIAVSICAELIQVRRGGTGQPLSLGFNPTEWSIVHPPRSIPQSIQVSCFYEDSTWQHHQQQQQS comes from the coding sequence ATGTCTAGGACTTTCTATCGACAACTGCATCAACTGCTGCAACAACAAGCCGTGGTGGTGGCAACCGTGGTACGCACCCGCGGATCGACCCCCAGAGAAGTGGGAGCAAAGATGCTAATTCCAGAAACAGGGAACCCGATTGATACCATTGGCGGTGGCGCAGGAGAAGCAAAAGTCTGTCAACAAGCGCGATCGGTGCTGCAAACTGGAAAAAACCAATTCGTGGAGATTGATTTGTCGGGTGCATCTCAGCGTCCTGTCGAGGGCGTGTGTGGCGGTTGGATGCAGGTTTGGTTGGAACGGTGGTCGGGTGAGGCTGCCATCGATCTCGCTCAGCAAATTGTGCAGCAGTTGCAGGTGGGGCAACCGGGGATATTGGTGACGCCATTGACGGCAGAGCGATCGTCCTATTTGGTTTCGTCGCTGCCAGAGGTGACAACACCTGTGATCCGATCAGCCCCTTCCAGCCCCTGCAAGCCTCTGGATACCTCTGCTAAGGGCGCGGATGCATCTCACCTGGCGCTGTTGGCACCGTTGCCCCTGCCTCCTGTTCTCTTAATTGGAGGAGCAGGTCACGTAGCAGTACCACTTGCCCAAATAGCTCACCTCTTGGGATTTCAAGTAATCGTGCAGGACGATCGCCCGGATTTTGCCTGTGCCGATCGCTTTCCTGGCGGAACTGTGCTCTGGGCGCAACCCATCGAGTCGATTGTTGAACTTCCGCCTCCTGCCCGTTTGTATATTGCCTTGGTGACACGGGGATACCAATACGATTTAGCCGCCCTACAGCACCTACGCCAATTACTCGACCCATCCTTTCCTCGTTACATCGGCATGATTGGCAGCAAAAGACGAGTGCAGTGTGTGTGGCAAGCGCTTCAGCGATCCACTGGTTCATCCAGTTGGTTCAACCAACTTCGTGCTCCGATCGGTCTGGATATTGGAGCATTGACCCCGGAAGAAATTGCCGTCAGCATTTGCGCCGAACTCATTCAGGTGCGACGTGGCGGAACAGGTCAGCCGTTGTCACTGGGGTTCAACCCCACCGAATGGTCGATTGTTCACCCCCCGCGATCGATTCCCCAATCCATTCAAGTATCATGCTTCTATGAAGACTCCACATGGCAGCACCACCAACAGCAGCAACAGTCCTAG
- a CDS encoding nucleotidyltransferase family protein — MADSTSDSNGSEYAIVLAAGASTRMGTCKASLPWHDSQTLLTYQLSQLLLATITPVVVVGTHNAYLQETCPAYVQVVVNPDTTRGKISSILTGLAVLPTQLQTLIISAVDQPRSTTIYTQLLQAHRQSTAPITLPVYGDRRGHPLLLSGELRSELLALSEQTLGLRQLVQQYSAQLQLVEFQTPEVLLDLNTPEEYHHSIVKQAVVYSKANTSATT; from the coding sequence GTGGCTGACTCTACATCTGACAGCAATGGCAGTGAATATGCGATCGTCTTGGCGGCCGGAGCATCCACTCGTATGGGAACGTGCAAAGCGTCTCTACCCTGGCATGATAGTCAAACCCTATTGACCTATCAACTGTCTCAGTTGCTTCTGGCAACTATTACCCCTGTGGTCGTTGTGGGAACACACAATGCTTACCTACAGGAAACTTGTCCGGCATATGTGCAAGTCGTTGTCAACCCGGATACCACTCGCGGCAAAATTAGTTCGATCTTAACGGGTCTGGCAGTCCTGCCAACTCAGCTACAAACCTTAATTATTTCAGCCGTTGATCAACCCCGATCGACCACTATTTATACCCAGTTGCTTCAAGCCCATCGACAATCAACAGCTCCCATCACCTTGCCGGTCTACGGCGATCGCCGAGGACACCCGCTGCTACTTTCTGGTGAGTTGCGATCGGAATTACTCGCTCTGTCAGAGCAAACCTTGGGACTACGACAGCTTGTGCAACAATATTCGGCTCAGCTTCAGTTGGTTGAGTTTCAAACGCCGGAGGTACTGCTGGACTTGAATACTCCTGAAGAGTATCACCACTCAATCGTCAAACAGGCTGTGGTCTACTCCAAAGCAAACACATCAGCCACAACATGA
- a CDS encoding DUF3616 domain-containing protein, translating to MSVGALLHQVILRFDRDRFHQDLSTAAFANGYLWTASDEENAIVRLATIDDWTVGNSVSFELSTLLADFDDAVGEVDIEGLDCTADALWLVGSHGTKRKKVKKGKVENLKVINTDPNRYLLARIPLVDNQLVATATQKAAYLQKTPDGNELITVLKQDEYLAPFLAEPLPQVRPLPGKDNGFDIEGLVTQQNRILLGLRGPVLRGIAMMLELELDEPEPGRLALKPNRDGSLYRRHFLDLDGLGIRELCLDGEDLLILAGPTMDLDGTLRLFRLSDVWMLPNDSFSDQATRLTTVFDIPHGRGTDKAEGVALWQRSGQPKGVLIVYDSPNPDRVIDGSHVVADVFALE from the coding sequence ATGTCGGTAGGAGCACTATTGCATCAGGTTATTTTACGCTTTGACCGCGATCGGTTTCACCAAGATTTGTCAACGGCTGCTTTTGCCAATGGATATCTCTGGACAGCTTCCGACGAGGAAAATGCGATTGTGCGGTTGGCGACGATCGACGATTGGACAGTTGGCAATTCTGTCAGTTTTGAACTAAGTACCCTGCTGGCTGATTTTGATGATGCAGTGGGTGAGGTAGACATTGAAGGATTGGACTGCACGGCAGATGCGCTATGGCTAGTCGGGTCTCATGGAACCAAACGCAAAAAGGTCAAAAAAGGAAAAGTCGAGAACCTAAAAGTCATTAACACTGACCCAAACCGCTATCTGTTAGCCCGAATTCCGCTGGTTGATAATCAGTTAGTTGCTACCGCCACCCAGAAAGCCGCCTATTTACAAAAAACGCCAGACGGCAATGAATTGATAACGGTGCTGAAGCAAGACGAGTACCTCGCACCCTTTTTAGCTGAACCGCTGCCGCAGGTTCGTCCTCTGCCGGGCAAGGACAACGGATTTGATATTGAAGGATTGGTGACGCAACAAAATCGAATCCTGCTTGGCTTGCGGGGGCCGGTTTTGCGTGGCATTGCCATGATGTTAGAGCTAGAGCTTGACGAGCCTGAACCCGGACGCTTAGCCCTGAAACCTAATCGTGATGGCAGTCTATATCGTCGGCATTTCTTAGATCTGGATGGATTAGGAATTCGAGAGCTTTGCCTTGATGGAGAGGACTTGCTAATCTTGGCTGGCCCCACGATGGATTTGGATGGGACGTTGCGGCTATTTCGACTCAGCGATGTTTGGATGCTGCCCAACGACAGCTTTTCTGACCAAGCTACGCGACTTACAACTGTGTTTGACATTCCTCACGGTCGCGGAACTGACAAAGCCGAAGGAGTGGCACTGTGGCAGCGATCGGGACAGCCCAAAGGCGTCTTGATTGTATATGACTCGCCTAACCCCGATCGGGTGATTGATGGTAGTCATGTTGTGGCTGATGTGTTTGCTTTGGAGTAG
- the pheT gene encoding phenylalanine--tRNA ligase subunit beta, translated as MRISLNWLRELVDITIAPEELADRLTMAGFEVEEIEDRRAWADGVVIGKVLKREPHPNADKLSVCTVDIGAETPSTIVCGAANVRADVFVPVATIGTYLPNIDLKIKPRKLRDVPSEGMICSLAEVGLAKESEGIHIFPHADLPVGSDARPYLGLDDVVLDLTSTANRADALSMVGIAREVAALTGAQLKLPIVPDVLVKSAGKNLAIKITEPQACPIYIGTSITGVTIAPSPLWLQQRLQAAGIRPINNVVDVTNYVLLEWGQPLHAFDRDRLQAVAGGKTLTIGVRFARSGETLTTLDGQERTLQEQAVLITANDRPVALAGQMGGEDTEVGADTKNLVLEAAIFDSVTTRRSARSQALRTEASTRYERGVNQAELEIACRRALQLITELAGGTIETQVIADHRPDQALTSRTIELRLERINQILGPIYLHGNPQANGSTPSEEDIGELQAGDVERVLTALGCELLPAEQPGDWSVTIPPYRYRDLEREIDLIEEVARLYGYDNFCDTLPGKTEAGYLPDDQLALRQIHAAFRAIGLTEVIHYSLVKPTEENQVSLANPLFVEYSALRTEMLTGLIDAFQYNLEQGNGPLNAFEIGRVFWREENGFYESDVAAGIMGGDATRGRWVRGGREQPLSWFEAKGRLESVFQRLGLTVEYQPDRRNPILHPGRTASLWINGDRLGTFGQLHPQFRQQRGLPDEVYVFEFNLDVMLESMIQEDSLASLFQPFSAYPASDRDIAFFAPVKFSVAEIERSIRQVAGTLLESVELFDEYRGANVPAGKRSLAFRLVYRAVDRTLTDDDVEPVHQKVREALEEKFQAELRS; from the coding sequence ATGCGCATCTCTTTGAACTGGCTCCGAGAACTGGTAGATATTACGATCGCCCCAGAAGAATTAGCCGATCGACTGACGATGGCTGGCTTTGAAGTCGAAGAGATTGAAGATCGCCGCGCTTGGGCCGACGGGGTGGTCATTGGAAAGGTACTGAAACGGGAACCTCATCCCAATGCGGATAAGCTAAGTGTGTGCACCGTGGATATTGGAGCCGAAACGCCCTCCACGATCGTGTGCGGTGCGGCCAACGTGCGTGCCGATGTTTTTGTTCCAGTGGCAACAATCGGCACCTACCTGCCCAACATTGACTTGAAGATCAAGCCGCGTAAACTGCGGGATGTCCCCTCAGAAGGGATGATTTGTTCGCTGGCTGAAGTCGGCTTAGCTAAAGAATCGGAAGGCATTCACATTTTTCCCCACGCAGATTTACCCGTGGGTAGTGATGCGCGTCCATATCTGGGTTTAGACGATGTGGTGCTCGATCTGACCTCTACGGCCAACCGAGCCGATGCTCTTAGTATGGTGGGAATTGCCCGGGAAGTAGCAGCCTTGACGGGTGCCCAATTGAAATTGCCGATCGTGCCTGACGTTCTGGTCAAATCCGCAGGGAAGAATCTAGCAATTAAAATTACCGAGCCGCAAGCGTGTCCCATTTACATTGGCACTAGCATCACCGGAGTCACGATCGCGCCGTCTCCTCTATGGCTTCAGCAGCGATTGCAGGCAGCCGGGATTCGCCCCATCAATAACGTTGTTGATGTCACCAACTATGTGCTGCTGGAATGGGGACAGCCGCTTCATGCCTTTGATCGCGATCGGTTGCAAGCCGTTGCAGGTGGCAAAACTCTGACAATCGGCGTTCGCTTTGCTCGATCAGGAGAAACCTTAACCACGTTAGATGGTCAGGAACGCACATTGCAAGAGCAAGCCGTGCTGATTACGGCCAACGACCGACCCGTGGCCTTGGCGGGGCAAATGGGCGGTGAGGACACAGAAGTCGGTGCTGATACAAAAAATTTGGTGCTGGAGGCGGCTATTTTCGATTCTGTCACCACCCGACGTTCGGCTCGATCGCAGGCTTTGCGTACGGAAGCCTCGACCCGCTATGAACGGGGGGTTAATCAAGCAGAGTTGGAGATTGCTTGTCGCCGGGCCCTGCAATTGATTACGGAACTGGCCGGAGGAACGATAGAAACGCAAGTCATCGCTGACCATCGCCCTGATCAAGCTTTGACCAGCCGCACGATCGAACTGCGCCTAGAGCGAATCAATCAGATCCTGGGGCCCATCTATCTACATGGCAATCCTCAAGCTAATGGGTCTACTCCTTCCGAAGAAGACATTGGCGAACTGCAAGCGGGCGATGTGGAACGGGTGTTGACGGCCCTCGGCTGTGAGTTGCTGCCCGCTGAACAGCCCGGTGATTGGAGCGTCACCATTCCCCCCTATCGCTATCGAGATTTAGAACGAGAAATTGATCTAATTGAAGAAGTGGCACGGCTCTATGGCTATGACAACTTCTGCGATACATTGCCAGGCAAAACCGAGGCAGGCTATTTGCCGGATGATCAATTAGCGTTGCGTCAAATTCATGCGGCATTCCGGGCGATCGGATTAACCGAAGTGATTCACTATTCACTGGTGAAGCCAACCGAAGAAAATCAAGTGTCGTTGGCCAATCCGCTGTTCGTAGAATATTCAGCGTTGCGCACCGAGATGTTGACAGGGTTAATTGATGCGTTCCAGTACAACCTAGAGCAGGGCAACGGACCCCTGAATGCGTTTGAGATAGGACGGGTATTCTGGCGCGAAGAAAATGGTTTTTATGAAAGCGATGTAGCGGCTGGTATCATGGGCGGCGATGCTACGCGGGGGCGTTGGGTGCGGGGTGGTCGAGAACAACCCCTATCCTGGTTTGAAGCGAAGGGGAGGTTAGAAAGTGTGTTTCAACGGCTGGGCCTGACGGTGGAATATCAGCCCGATCGCCGTAACCCCATCCTGCATCCAGGTCGTACAGCGTCGCTGTGGATCAATGGCGATCGATTGGGCACGTTCGGACAATTACATCCTCAGTTTCGGCAACAGCGTGGCTTACCCGATGAAGTCTATGTATTTGAATTCAATCTAGATGTCATGCTGGAGTCAATGATTCAAGAGGATAGCTTGGCGTCCCTCTTCCAACCCTTCTCTGCCTATCCTGCTTCCGATCGCGATATTGCTTTCTTCGCACCAGTGAAATTCTCAGTAGCAGAAATTGAGCGATCAATTCGACAAGTAGCAGGAACGCTCTTGGAATCGGTGGAACTATTTGATGAATATCGCGGAGCCAATGTGCCTGCTGGAAAGCGCAGCCTTGCCTTCCGGTTAGTCTATCGAGCAGTCGATCGAACGCTTACCGATGACGATGTGGAACCCGTGCATCAAAAAGTGCGAGAAGCATTGGAAGAAAAATTCCAGGCAGAATTGCGCAGCTAA